GCGCTGCCGCTTATATCATGTGCCAGTCCGGCGATCGCGTGATCTGGGGCTGTGGTATCGACGAAGACGTTGCCACCGCCAGCGTGCGTGCTGTGCTGAGCGCGGCGAACGGCGTTGTGCAATAAGCTGACCTAATCCCCTGCACGCCGTTTAGGATGGAATTCATCGTCTTTGGTCAGCAATTTTCTTTCTTCGCGCGATCGGCTCATTGCGATGACATGGTCGACGCCTTCGATGGTGATCGCGAGTTCGCTTTGTTGAGTGATCTCGAGATAACCCTTTGATTTGAGATACCAGGTATGGAACTCAAAGCTTTCATCCGAGCACTTGGTCAAACCTTGTACGTGGTAGCTTAAAACACCTGGATCTTCGGGATGCTCTCGCCGGCGCTTATACAGAAAAAACAGAATCTTTTCGTGAATTTCTGCGTCTGCAACGGCGTCCTTCTCATCAATCCAGATGTCCTCGTTGACCGCGAATGAATGAAC
The Altererythrobacter ishigakiensis genome window above contains:
- a CDS encoding J domain-containing protein yields the protein MESTQPFVDYYEVLQVRPTCDATILEKAYRHLAQMYHPDHAETADVGKFQSVTEAYAVLRDPNKRAEYDQEYRRLGKGTVHSFAVNEDIWIDEKDAVADAEIHEKILFFLYKRRREHPEDPGVLSYHVQGLTKCSDESFEFHTWYLKSKGYLEITQQSELAITIEGVDHVIAMSRSREERKLLTKDDEFHPKRRAGD